DNA from Amorphoplanes friuliensis DSM 7358:
ACACGATCCGCGTCCTGTCGTCCCGGGTCGCCGCGGTGCACTCGGTGCCCTGCGGATCCGTCCGCTTGGCGCAGTCGTACCGGTCGAGGAGATCCGCCGGAGAGGCCTTCCCCGCGTCGGTGGAGAACTCAGGATCGACGTTCACCTCGACGGTGGTGCGGCCACCGGCGTCCTTGACCACCAGACTCGCGAACCCCTTACGGGCCACCTCGTTGCTGACCCGGCTGCCCTTCGGCAGCAACGTCCGCAGGGTGTCGAGAGCCGTTGTCGCCGTGAGGGGCGTCCGGGCCTGTGCCGACGGTGTGCCGGCGGGCGCCGCCGTCGCCGGGGCCACGCCGTCGGTCGGCTCGGGGGTGGCCGCAGGCCCGGACCAGGTCACTCCGGCGGCCACCAGCACGCCCAGCGTGGCCGCACCAGCGAGTCCGACCCCGGCGCGCCGCCGCCGCTGGATCGAACGGGCCCGGCTGAACACCTCGGCCGTTCCCGCCCCGGGCGGTGGCTCGTGGGTGGTCGCGTGCTCCAGCAGATCCCTGAGGTGGTGCTCTCCGGTCATTTTCCGCCTCCTCCGTTCAGCGACAGCTCCGGCCGGACCCCGGCGAGGGATCCGCGCAGCGTGGCCATGGCCTTCGCGCACTGGCTCTTGACGGTGCCGGTGGAGACGCCCAGTGCCTCCGCCGTCTCCTCCGTGCTCCGGTCCTCCCAATAGCGCAGCACCACCGCCGCACGCTGCCGGGGCGGCAACGCGCGGAGAGCGGCGAGGACTGTCAGGGAGAGTGCCCGGTCGCCGTCGGCCACCGGTTGTTCGTGCAGCTCCGCCAGCGGGCGCTCGCGCTGCCACGGATGGCGGCGCCGATGGTCGAGGTAGACCCTGGTCAGAACCGTCCGGGCGTACGCGTCGAGGCTGTCGATCGTGCGGCGCCGCGCCGCGACGACCACCTTGGCCAGGGCGGTCTGCACCAGGTCCTCGGCCCGGTGCCAGTCACCGCACAGCAGGTAGGCAGTGCGGCGCAGGTGCAGATATCTCGCCTCGACGAACGACTGCAACTCGGTCTCGATGTCCGTGACCACGGACGCTCCCTCTGCCGGCTTGAGCTCTCACCCGTACTAGACAGGGTGCGCCACGGTCCGGTTGCCCCGCGTACGGGAGATTTTCTGGCGGTCACGGACGCAGGACGGGGGAGATCCGGTCGGTGCGGTTGGTCCAGAGCCACCCGGACCAGCCCGCGGGCATCGTCTCGAGGTCCTCAGGCCGGTCGAACCCGGCCGACCAGGGCCCGTCACCGGCCACGAGGATCACGCGGGTGTCCGCCTCGCGCATGCGGTCGGCGAAGAGGAGCGGCCAGCCCCACATGAGGCGGCCGTAGCGTTCCGGCAGATGCAGCTCGGTGTGCCGGCAGGCGCCGGGGACGTGGCCGCTCCAGCCGAGCGCGAGGTACCCGGTCAGGCAGGACTTCATGATCTTCCGTGAGGTGGCGCGCACCTGCGGAAGGCGGCTCCTGACAACCTCGACCGGCGCGTCGCCGCCGTAGACGCCGATGGTGGCGAGCCGCTCCGCGGGCAGGGTGGCGAGGTAGGCGGCCAGGCGTTCACCCTCGTCCGCCTCGTCGTTCTTGAGGTCGATGAGCAGCTCCCGGTCCGGGAAAGCGGCAACCACCTCCTCGACGGTCACCAGCAGACCGGATCCCTTACCCCGCAACGGGTACGTGGCACCGCCGTCCGCGGTGTACCCGTGGCCGAGGTCGAGCCGCCGCAGCTCCGCGAGGGTGTGGTCGCGGATCCGGCCGGAGCCGTCGGTCCGGCACTCCAGCGTGGAGTCGTGGAACACCACCAGGCGATCGTCGGCGGTGACCTGCACGTCGAACTCCAGCATGTCCGCACCGGCCTCGAACGCCGCCCGCATCGACGCGAGGGTGTTCTCCAGGTACGCGTGATCCGGCGGGTGGATGCGCGCGGCCGTACAGGTGTTGTTGTCCACTCCGTCGAGCGGGAAGGTCTGCGCGATGCCCCGGTGAGCGAGGAGTAGAGGGCGGCCGTCGTCGTCGCCCCACAACGCGGAGCTGTTCGCGGTGAAGAGCCCCGCGGTGGTCAGCAGGACGACGCCGAGGGTGATCAGAAGGCGGCGCCGGCGTCTGTTCATCCGATCATCCTGCCGGTCCGGGCCGGGAGCCCGGACAGCCGGTGGACGTGGCCGGCCCCAGCTTCAAACAGGTTGCCGGTCGGCAACGAGGCCTGGGCCCGATCGGTAGCGGCCTTCGCAGCCTCACCGAAACCTTCTCGGGTACGGGGAGAGCTGCTCAGTGGTCGGGGCAGGCCGGGTGGACCTGGGTGTCGTTGCTGCTGGACCGCGGTTCACAGCCGGGCCTGGAGGGTGGCGAGGCCGGGGCCGTGCAGGTCGGCCAAGGCGGCCCGACGTCCCGTGACAGCCAGGCCCAACGCCTCGAGCGGCCCGCTGATCAGGGCGCCGGCACCCGGACCCCAGCCGGTGCCGTGACCAGGGCTGGTGTTGTGGTCGGAGTTGGTGTTGGGGCCCGAGCCGGTGTTGGGGCCCGAGTCGGTGAGGAAGGCGGTGGCTTCGAGCCGGAGGCCGTCGAGTCGGCCGGGCGGCACGAGGGCCGGGGCCACGCCGGGTGAGGTCAGATGGTCGAGCAGGAGGCGCCAGTGCTCGGCCGGCACGTCCGCCGCCAGCCCCAGCGGGCGCGCGATGTCGCGCAGGTGGATGCAGGTCTCGGCGAAGGGGCCGAACGGTCCGACACGCGGCGGATCGACCCGGTCGGCGGCGTGCTCGCGCAGGAGGGCGATCAGCTCCGCGCGGGGCCGTGCGGCGAGCCGCCGGGTGAAGTGGTCGACGGTCCGGGCGGTGTCACCGCGGTAGCGCAGCGCGGTGAGGAAGAACCGTCCGAAGCCGACCAGCATCGGCTGGACCAGGTGGGCGGCCAGGTGGTGCACGGTCCAGCCCTCGCACAGCGTGGGTGCGGCCCACTGGTCGTCGTCGAGCGTCTCCAGGAAGTCGGCGATCATGCGGCGGTTGGCGCTGGTCAGGCCGAAGACGTCGGAAGTCATGACTGGCGGCGGACGTCACGGCTGAGAGCACCGAGGACCTTGGCGGCGGTGGTGATCTCCGCCAGGGTGCACTCCGGTGCCAGTGCGGCGAGCCGGTGCAGTTCGTCGTCGCGGATCTTGGTGATCACCGCGGTGCCCGTGGGGGTGAGGGCGATCAGGACCGAACGCCGGTGGGCCGGGTTCACCCTCCTCTCGGCGTGGCCTCGGTCGATCAGGTCGTTGACGTGCCGCTGGACACCCTGCCGGGGCAGGTCCAGGAGCTCGCCGAGCGCCGGCGCCGTGGCCGGGCCGTGCTCGGTGAGGACCTCCAGTACGGCTCGCATGCCGACGGTCAGCCCTTGGGGGCGCAGGGTCGCCTCGACCACCCGCGCCGAGTTGAGCACGAGCGGCCGGACGTGCCGGAGGACCTCGTAGAGCGCGACTCCGCGGCGCTGTGACATGACAACAATGATGTCATCTCTCTGCCAAAAGTTGTAGATCCGCGCTGCTCGAAACCCCGCTGAGCGTCGATGCGGCACCGGCCGTCCGGGCGACATAGTCGTCCTCATCGCGGCACCGGCCGCTGACGACACGAGGGAGACACGACGATGGCAAGCCACACGAGCGTTCGGGGCGCGGGCCCGCTGCGGGAGATCCTCTCCGACCCGGCCGTGGTCCGGCTCGGGCTCTTCGCCGCTGGGCTCCCGCTGCTCCTGCTGATGGTCGCGGTCCTGCTCTGAGCACGGTGTCACGGCAGGAGCAGGTTGACGTCGCCGAACTCGTGCCACAGGTAGCGGGCGTCGAGCGCCTCCGCGTAACAGCGTTCGAGCAGCGGTGTCCCCGCGACGGCCGCCAGCATGTCGAGGTGTGAAGCACGCGGCTCGTGAAAGCCGGTGAGCAGCCCGTCGACCGCGCGCAAGCCACGGTCCGGGGTGATCACGAGCTCGGTCCAGCCCTGCGCCGGGCCGTCCCAGGCGGTCTCCAGCGCCCGGACCGCGGTCGTGCCGACCGCGATGATCCGGCCACCGTCGGCCCGGGCCCGCGCGACCAGCCGTCTGCTGGCCGGGGGCACCACAAATCTTTCCGGGTACGGCCGCTCGTGCGCCTCCGGCGACGCCACACCGGTGTGCAGCAGCACGGGGGCGAACAGAACGCCCGCGGTGACGAGCCGGGTGACCAGCACGTCGGTGAACGGCCGCCCCGCACTCGGCATCTCGGCGCTGCCGGGACTGACCCCGAAAACCGTCTGGTACGCCGCCAGTGGCCACCTCCGCCGCACATAGCCGTACCGGATGGGTCGGCCGTGGGCGTACAGGAAGGCCTGCACGGAGCGGGCGCCGCCGGTCACGACCTCGGCCCGCCACAGGCGTCCGGCCGACCACGGCTCCCCCAGGACGACTGCCCCGCCGCCGGGAAGCGGATAACGCCGGCCGCTGGAGCCCTCGGGGAACGGTTCGGTGGCCTTGCCGCGGTTGCGGCGCAGCTCGACGAGCCAGGAGCCGTCGTCGCACTCGGTCGAGAAGTGGACGGTCAGCGGGCTGTCGGTCACCGGCACCGCCGCGGGCAGCGTGGCCGAGGTGTTGACCACCAGGACGTCGCCGGGCCTCAACAGGTCCGGTAGGTCGGTGAACCGGTGATGCGTGACCCGGCCGCTCGATCGCTCGCCGACCAGCATCCGCACACCGTCGCGCGCGGGCGGCGGCCGGTCGGCCTCCAGCGCCGGTGGCAGCGCGAAGTCGATCATCATCGGCTGGCCCCGGTGAGCAGGTCGGCGAGGCGGAACCGCCCCGACGGCGGTGCGTCGGCGAGCAGCTTCAGGAAGGCTGGAACCACCGTCTCCGGCAGTGGCCGGTCGCTGATGTCGGTGCCCGGGAACGCCTCCTGGTGCATGCGGGTGCGCAGATCACCCGGGTCGACCGACCACACACGCAGGGTCGGCTCCTCGACGGACAGCACGCTGGTGACCTGCTCGGCGGCGGCCTTGGCCGAGGCGTACCCGCCCCAGCCCGGGTACGCCTCGACCGCCGCGTCGGAGGTGACGGTCACGATCGCGCCGTCCCTGGACCGCAGTGCGGGCAGGGCGAGCTGGATCAAAGCCAGCGGCGCGACGACGTTGACCTCGTGAACCTCCCGGAACGCGTCGAGCGGGTGATCGGCGAGTGACGGCAGCGGGCTCGGTCCGAGGATGCCGGCGTTGTTGACCAGCAGGTCGGGCCCGCCGAGCCGGTCGGCCGCCTCGATCAGCGCCCGGCGGTGCGCGGCGTCGGTGACGTCCCCGGGTATGGCGACGACGCGGTCCCCGGCGCCGAGCTCCGCGATCGCGGCGGTCAGGTCCGCGGCGCCGCGGGCGTCGACGACCAGCCGCCAGCCGGCGCCGGCCAGACCGGCGGTGAGGGCAAGGCCGAGCCCCCGGGACGCCCCGGTGATGATCGCTACTGGGTTGTCGGATCTCATGCCGCCGACGCTAGGGCCGTCCGGGTTCTTTGCCATCAGCCTGGAGACTCACCCGGCGTCAGACCATGGAACTACGCCCTTGGTCCGATCCCGCCCGGGCCCGGGCTGAGTACGGTTCATCCCATGACCGCCTGCGACCGCGCCGAGCTCCGGGAGGTGAGTGAGGCCGTGCTCGCCGTCACCGCCCGCCTGTCGGTCCGCGACGTCCTGCAGACGATCGTCGCGTCGGCCCGCCGCCTGCTCGATGCTCGATATGCCGCTCTGGGTGTGCCCGGTCCGGCGGACACCTTCGCGGAGTTCCTGACCGACGGCATCAGCGACGAGCAGTGGCGGGCGATCGGCCCGCTCCCACGCCGGCACGGCCTGCTCGGGGCGATGCTGCGCGACCCGGAGCCGGTCCGGCTGACCGACGTGCGGTCGCATCCGCGGTTCGGCTGGTGGCCCGCCGCCCATCCGGAGCTGACCGACTTCCTCGGCGTGCCGATCCTGCACGGCGACGAGATCCTCGGCAGCATCTTCCTGGCCAACAAGACCAGGCCGGGCGGTTTCACCGCCGATGACGAGGAGCTGCTGCGCCTGCTCGCCGCCCACGCGGCGATCGCCCTGGTCAACGCCCGGCTGTACGAGCAGAGTCGCGAACTGTCCATCGTGGCCGAGCGCAACCGCATCGCCCGGGAGCTGCACGACGCGGTGGCCCAGAAGCTGTTCAGTCTCCGGCTGACCGCCGACGCCGCGGCGACCCTCGTCACCCGGGATGCCACGAGGGCGCTCGCGGAGCTCGACACCGTCCGCCGCCTGGCCGCCGAGGCCACCGAGGAGTTGCGCGCGATCGTGGTGGGTCTGCGCCCGGCCGAGCTGGCGGGGGACGGCCTCGACGTGGCGCTGCGCAAACAGGCCGACCTGCTCGACCGTGTCCATGCGCCCGCGGTCCGTTTTGCCGGCGCTGCGGTGCCACGCCTGCCGGCCGTCCGCGAGGAAGCGGCGTTCAGGATCGCCCAGGAGGCGTTGCACAACGCCTTGCGGCACGCCGGGCCCGGGGTGGTGACCGTGACGCTGCGGGCCGCCGGCGGCTCGGTGGTGCTCGAGGTCGGCGACGACGGCCGGGGTTTCGACCCGCGGGAGGCGTCGCGTCAGTTCGGCCTGGCCTCGATGCGCGAGCGGGCCCGGGGCGCGGGCGGCCGGCTCGACGTGCTGTCGCGGCCGGGAGAGGGCACCACCGTGCGTCTGGAGGTGCCCCTTGAGTGAGCCGATCCGGGTGCTGGTGGTCGACGATCATCCGGTGGTGCGGCAGGGTCTGCGCACGTTCCTGGACCTGCAGGACGACCTGAGCGTCGTGGGCGAGGCGGCCGACGGGACGACGGCGGTGGCCGTGGCGGAGGAGCTGCGCCCGGACGTGGTTCTGCTCGATCTGTGGATGCCCGGATCGGACGGGCTGACGGCGCTGCGCGGGCTGCGCGCCTCCGGCAACCCGGCCCGGGTCCTGATCATCACGAGCTTCACCGAGCCGGCGACGGTGCTGCCCGCGCTGCGGGCCGGTGCGCACGGTTGTGTCTCCAAGGACATCGACCCGCCCGCGCTGGCCTCGGCGATCCGCGCGGTGCATGCGGGTCACGTCCTACTCGATCCCGACATGGCGCGGATGCTGGCGCAGGGGGAGCAGCGCCGGACCGAGACGCGGCTGACCGCTCGCGAGCACGAGGTGCTGGCCGCGATCGCGCGTGGCCGGGCCAACCGGGAGATCGCCCGCGAGCTCGGCCTGGCCGAGAAGACGGTGAAGACCCACGTCAGCGCGATCCTGACCAAGCTCGGTGTGCAGGACCGCACTCAGGCCGCTCTGCACGCGGTGCGCACCGGGATCGTCGACCCCTGACAGTTTGAGCGTTGACAGTTAGGGCTCTAACGGTTAGTGTTCTGACCATGGAAGCACCGAGGATGACCACCGCACTCGAACTGGTCCGCTGGATCGGGTGGGCGCAGCGCAAGGCCGGGGAGGACTGGATCCGCGCCCGCGAGCTCAGTCACGAGCAGGCCTTCGTGCTGGGCTATCTGGTGCGGAACCCTGGTGCGATCCAGCGCGACATCGCCGAGGTCAGCCGCACCAGCGCCGCGAGCGTCTCCAGCCTGCTCCAGGGCCTCGAGCGCCGTGACCTGGTCGAACGCCGCACCGAGCCCGGCAACGAGCGCAGCAAACGCGTCCACGCGACAGCGGCCGGCGCCGAGCTCATCGCCGGGTTCGAGTCGGCGATGGCCGCCGCCGACGAGACGATCCTGGCCCCGCTGGACGAGACCGAGCGGGCCACCCTGCAGACCCTCCTGAACAAGATCACCGCGCAGCTCCCGCAACCGTCCCGGTAACCCACCAGCCCGGAACGCGCCGGCGACACCGGCGCACGCCCGACCCTGCCTGAAAGCGCCTCCAACCGCGGCGCGCGCCTGACCCTGCCATGAACGCGCCGGCAACCGCGGCGCGCGCTCGACCCTGCCTGGAGGCGCGCCGACCGCGGCGCACGCTCGACCCTGCCATGAACGCGCCCGCAACCGCGGCGCGTGCTCGAACCTGCCTTGAACGCGCCCACGGAGAGCGTCGGCGTGCCCCGAATCCCGCCTTGAACGCGCCTGCGGACACCGTCGGCGTGCCCTCGAACCTGCCCGGACGCGCCGGTGGATGCCGTCGTGCGCTCGGTCCTGCCCACACGAAGGAGCAGTCATGAGCACTGCGAACCTGGACAACCCGGCGACAGCCGCGGCCGTCGGCACCAACCGCTGGTACCTCTCGGCCGCCCCGATCACCCGTGCCCTTGTGCACCTCTGTTTGCCGATGGCCGCTGCGATGATCGTCGGCGCCGTCTACAACCTGATCAACGCGGGTTTCATCGGCTCGCTGCACGACACCGCGCTGCTGGCCGCGGTCACCCTGGGTGCCCCGATCCTCGGACTGGTCATGGCGGTCGGCAACGTCTTCGGTGTCGGTGGCGGCGCGCTCGTGTCGCGGCTGCTCGGCGCGGCGGAGCACGACCCGGCGCGGGCCGGGGAGATCAAGCACGTCTCGTCGTTCGCCTTCTGGGGTTCGGTGCTGGTCGGGGTGGTGATCGGCGGTGCCGGCCTGCTCCTGCTGCACCCGCTGGTGGCGCTGCTCGGCGCGGATGCCGCCGCCGTGCCCGCGACGAACGCCTTTGTCGGCGTCATGCTGGCCTTCGTCCCGGTGCTCGCCGCGTCGGTGTGTCTCGAGCAGCTCGTCCGGGCCGAGGGTGCCGCCCGGCAGGTGATGATCGGTCTGATCGCCTCGACCGTGGCGAACCTCGTCCTCGACGTGCTGTTCATCCTGGTCCTGCACTGGGGTGTCGCCGGCGCGGCGCTGGCGACCGGTCTCGCGAACCTGGTCGTCATCGGCTACTTCGCCTTCTGGCTGCAGCGCAACAGCGAGCACATCAGGCTCGCGCCGCGCTGGTTCACGCTGTCGCCGGCCGTGCTCAAGCCCGTGCTCGGTGTCGGTGTCGGCACGCTGCTCCAGTCGGCCTTCCTGATCGTCACGTCGCTGGTGCTCAACAACCTCGCGGCGGCCTACGGTGACGGACCGCTGGCGGCGATGGGTGTTGCGGTCCGCATCGCCCAGGTGCCGGAGTTCCTGATCATGGGGGTCACGTTCGGTGTCCTGCCGCTGCTCGCCTACTCGTACGGCAAGGGGGACGGCGGCCGTCTCGCGGCGGCGCTGCGGGGCTCGGCGGTCACGGTCGGTGGCATCGCGCTGATCTTCTCGGTGGTGGTGTTCGTCTTCCGGGAGCAGCTGTTCTCCGCCTTCGTGGCGGATCCCTCGGTCCTCTCGATCGGCGTCACCATCATGACGGCGCAGCTGGTGGCGATGATCGCGAACGGCTTCACGGGTCTGATCACGTCGCTCTTCCAGGCGGCCGGCCTGGCGATGGCGGCGACCGTGATGTCGGTGACCCAGGGTGTCCTTTTCATCCCGGTGGTGCTCCTCGGCAACCTCTGGTTCGGGCTGCCGGGCATCATCTGGGCGCTCACCGTCACCGAGGGCGCTGTGCTGGTCGCCGGGGCCGTGCTGTGGCTCGCCTACCGTCGGAGCATCGACCGTGGTCTGGCCGAGGGCAGCCCGGAACGCGCCGAGGAGGCACTCGAGCAGGCCTGATCAGACCCGCCGGGTGGACCTGTTTCAGGGCTTCCGGGCGAGCCCGCAGAACTGGTAGACGTCGGTGCCGGCGGTCGGGTCGCCGGGCTCGGGACGCCACTTCGTGCAGGTCACCACCCCCGGCTCCAGGAGGTCGAGACCCTCGAAGTACTCCAGGAGGCCGGCCTTGCTCCGCAGGGTGATCGGCGGCTTGGCGGTCTCGTTCCACTGGCGGGCCGCGACCGCCGACTCCTCCGGCCGGATCTCCGTGGTCGGGTGCGCGAGCGCCAGATAGCTGCCGGACGGCACGGCCGCCATGACGTTCCGGACGACGGCGCGGGCCTCGTCGTCGTCGCCCACGAAGTTGAGGACGCCGAGCAGCATGACGGCGACCGGCTGCGTCAGGTCGAGTGTCCTCGCCGCACCGTCCAGGATGGCGGTGGTGTCCCGGGCGTCCGCGTCGAGATAGTCGGTCGCGCCCTCGTCGGTGCTGGTCAGCAACGCCCGGGCGTACGCGAGCACCATCGGGTCGTTGTCGGCGTAGACGATCCGGCTGTCGGGTGCGAGCGCCTGCGCCACCTCGTGGGTGTTGTTCGCGGTGGGCAGACCCGTACCGATGTCGAGGAACTGACGGATGCCGGCACCGACCAGGACGCGGACGGCGCGCTGGAGGAACGCGCGGTCGGCCCGCGCCGAGGTCACGATGTCGGGCAGGAACCGCTGGACCTGATCACCGACGGCGCGGTCGGCGGCGAAGTTGTCCTTGCCGCCGAGCCAGTAGTTCCAGATGCGCGCGGTGTGCGGGACCGTGCTGTCGATCGCGGGTGGCGATGCACCGGAGCTCTCAACCATGGTGCACGGTCTCAGGTCGAGGACGAGACGCTGTCGAGATCCTGCAGCTGCTGCGTCAGGTGGCTGTTCAGCGCGGACTGGTAACTCTGCGCGAGCTGTCCGAGCCGCTCGATCTCGTCCAGCAGCGCCGCGCGCTTGGTGCCCAGGCTGTTCATCGCCTCACTGTGGTTGCGACGGGCGTCACCCTCGATCGTCCCGGCCTTGAGCTGGGCGTCGCTGGTGATCTGGTCGGACTTGTCCCGGGCGTCGTTGAGCAGGGCGTCCGACTCCATCCGCGCGTCGCGCATGTGGTCGTCGGCCGTGCGCTGCGCCATCATCAGGACCCGCGCGTTGCGGTCGTCGCTGTCGGGCGAGGACACCGGGGCGGCCGGGGTGGCGTTGCGGGCCTGCTCGAGGCGGGCCTGGATGCTGCGGGCGTTCTGCTCGGCCCGGGCGCGGGCCTCCTGCATGCGCTCCAGCTGGGCGCTGAGGTCGGAGAACTCGGCGTTGAGGGCCATCGACGAGGGAGCCGGGCCGGACGGGCCACCGGCGCCGCCGCGCTGGACCTGGCCGTGCAGGGCGTTGTTCTCCTCGAGGAGACGGATCAGCTCCTGCTCGAGCTCGTCCAGGAAGGCGTCGACCTCTTCCTCGTCGTACCCGCGCTTCCCTATCGGCGGCTTCTTGAAGGCCATGTTGTGGATGTCGGCCGGCGTTAACGGCATCGTGCTCCTCGGATCATCTCGGGTGCAGGCGTGCGGCCGGAATCCTACGCAACTCACTCCACCCTCGGGGCCGCCGCGGGGCCGGTCCGTGTGCTGTCTCGCAGAACCTGGCGATATCTCACCCTAGGTGATCTCAGCCCTGCGTACTGTCCTCACCGGCCGCGGTGGGGTCCCACTTCGGCAAACAGCACGTAACATGCGGGACATGGATCGGCGCCCGACGATCTACGACGTCGCCCTGGAAGCGGGGGTGGCGGCCTCCACCGTGTCCCGGGCCTACGCGCGGCCGGGCCGGGTCAACGCCGAGACCGCGCAGAAGATCTTCGAGGCGGCCGAACGCCTCGGGTACCGCACCGGCCGGGGCGGCGGTCAGCGTCCCGGCGACCGGATCGCGCAGGAGTCGATCGCGCTGGTCATCGCCGACGTCACCAACCCGTTCTACGGCGAGATCATCAAGGGTGGTTACGAGGCCGCCCGGGAGGCCGGTTACCAGCTGATCCTCTCCCACACGAACGAGTCGCCGGAGGTCGAGCGGCAGACCATCGAGCGGGAGCTGGAGCAGGTCGACGGCATCGTCATCGCCAGCTCGCGGATGACCGACTCGTCCCTGCGCATGGTGATCAAGCAGAAGCCGGTGGTCCTGCTCAACCGGATCATCCCCGAGGCGAGCTGCGTGGTGAACGACATCGACCGCGGCATCCGGCGGGCCGCGGAGCACCTCGGGTCGCTGGGCCACGAGCGGATCTTCTACGTCGCCGGTCCGGAGACCAGCTGGTCGGACGGCATGCGCTGGCGGGCGTTGCGCGAGGCCGCGGCCGAGCTGGAGCTCGAGGTGCGGCGCATCGGCCCGAACGAGCCCACCGTCCTGGCCGGTCTGAGCGCGGCCCGGCGGGTGGCGCAGGCCGGG
Protein-coding regions in this window:
- a CDS encoding SDR family NAD(P)-dependent oxidoreductase, which translates into the protein MRSDNPVAIITGASRGLGLALTAGLAGAGWRLVVDARGAADLTAAIAELGAGDRVVAIPGDVTDAAHRRALIEAADRLGGPDLLVNNAGILGPSPLPSLADHPLDAFREVHEVNVVAPLALIQLALPALRSRDGAIVTVTSDAAVEAYPGWGGYASAKAAAEQVTSVLSVEEPTLRVWSVDPGDLRTRMHQEAFPGTDISDRPLPETVVPAFLKLLADAPPSGRFRLADLLTGASR
- a CDS encoding maleylpyruvate isomerase family mycothiol-dependent enzyme codes for the protein MTSDVFGLTSANRRMIADFLETLDDDQWAAPTLCEGWTVHHLAAHLVQPMLVGFGRFFLTALRYRGDTARTVDHFTRRLAARPRAELIALLREHAADRVDPPRVGPFGPFAETCIHLRDIARPLGLAADVPAEHWRLLLDHLTSPGVAPALVPPGRLDGLRLEATAFLTDSGPNTGSGPNTNSDHNTSPGHGTGWGPGAGALISGPLEALGLAVTGRRAALADLHGPGLATLQARL
- a CDS encoding MarR family winged helix-turn-helix transcriptional regulator, which encodes MSQRRGVALYEVLRHVRPLVLNSARVVEATLRPQGLTVGMRAVLEVLTEHGPATAPALGELLDLPRQGVQRHVNDLIDRGHAERRVNPAHRRSVLIALTPTGTAVITKIRDDELHRLAALAPECTLAEITTAAKVLGALSRDVRRQS
- a CDS encoding GAF domain-containing sensor histidine kinase; the encoded protein is MTACDRAELREVSEAVLAVTARLSVRDVLQTIVASARRLLDARYAALGVPGPADTFAEFLTDGISDEQWRAIGPLPRRHGLLGAMLRDPEPVRLTDVRSHPRFGWWPAAHPELTDFLGVPILHGDEILGSIFLANKTRPGGFTADDEELLRLLAAHAAIALVNARLYEQSRELSIVAERNRIARELHDAVAQKLFSLRLTADAAATLVTRDATRALAELDTVRRLAAEATEELRAIVVGLRPAELAGDGLDVALRKQADLLDRVHAPAVRFAGAAVPRLPAVREEAAFRIAQEALHNALRHAGPGVVTVTLRAAGGSVVLEVGDDGRGFDPREASRQFGLASMRERARGAGGRLDVLSRPGEGTTVRLEVPLE
- a CDS encoding S-adenosylmethionine:tRNA ribosyltransferase-isomerase, with the protein product MMIDFALPPALEADRPPPARDGVRMLVGERSSGRVTHHRFTDLPDLLRPGDVLVVNTSATLPAAVPVTDSPLTVHFSTECDDGSWLVELRRNRGKATEPFPEGSSGRRYPLPGGGAVVLGEPWSAGRLWRAEVVTGGARSVQAFLYAHGRPIRYGYVRRRWPLAAYQTVFGVSPGSAEMPSAGRPFTDVLVTRLVTAGVLFAPVLLHTGVASPEAHERPYPERFVVPPASRRLVARARADGGRIIAVGTTAVRALETAWDGPAQGWTELVITPDRGLRAVDGLLTGFHEPRASHLDMLAAVAGTPLLERCYAEALDARYLWHEFGDVNLLLP
- a CDS encoding SigE family RNA polymerase sigma factor, translating into MVTDIETELQSFVEARYLHLRRTAYLLCGDWHRAEDLVQTALAKVVVAARRRTIDSLDAYARTVLTRVYLDHRRRHPWQRERPLAELHEQPVADGDRALSLTVLAALRALPPRQRAAVVLRYWEDRSTEETAEALGVSTGTVKSQCAKAMATLRGSLAGVRPELSLNGGGGK
- a CDS encoding MATE family efflux transporter; the protein is MSTANLDNPATAAAVGTNRWYLSAAPITRALVHLCLPMAAAMIVGAVYNLINAGFIGSLHDTALLAAVTLGAPILGLVMAVGNVFGVGGGALVSRLLGAAEHDPARAGEIKHVSSFAFWGSVLVGVVIGGAGLLLLHPLVALLGADAAAVPATNAFVGVMLAFVPVLAASVCLEQLVRAEGAARQVMIGLIASTVANLVLDVLFILVLHWGVAGAALATGLANLVVIGYFAFWLQRNSEHIRLAPRWFTLSPAVLKPVLGVGVGTLLQSAFLIVTSLVLNNLAAAYGDGPLAAMGVAVRIAQVPEFLIMGVTFGVLPLLAYSYGKGDGGRLAAALRGSAVTVGGIALIFSVVVFVFREQLFSAFVADPSVLSIGVTIMTAQLVAMIANGFTGLITSLFQAAGLAMAATVMSVTQGVLFIPVVLLGNLWFGLPGIIWALTVTEGAVLVAGAVLWLAYRRSIDRGLAEGSPERAEEALEQA
- a CDS encoding glycerophosphodiester phosphodiesterase family protein, encoding MNRRRRRLLITLGVVLLTTAGLFTANSSALWGDDDGRPLLLAHRGIAQTFPLDGVDNNTCTAARIHPPDHAYLENTLASMRAAFEAGADMLEFDVQVTADDRLVVFHDSTLECRTDGSGRIRDHTLAELRRLDLGHGYTADGGATYPLRGKGSGLLVTVEEVVAAFPDRELLIDLKNDEADEGERLAAYLATLPAERLATIGVYGGDAPVEVVRSRLPQVRATSRKIMKSCLTGYLALGWSGHVPGACRHTELHLPERYGRLMWGWPLLFADRMREADTRVILVAGDGPWSAGFDRPEDLETMPAGWSGWLWTNRTDRISPVLRP
- a CDS encoding response regulator, whose amino-acid sequence is MSEPIRVLVVDDHPVVRQGLRTFLDLQDDLSVVGEAADGTTAVAVAEELRPDVVLLDLWMPGSDGLTALRGLRASGNPARVLIITSFTEPATVLPALRAGAHGCVSKDIDPPALASAIRAVHAGHVLLDPDMARMLAQGEQRRTETRLTAREHEVLAAIARGRANREIARELGLAEKTVKTHVSAILTKLGVQDRTQAALHAVRTGIVDP
- a CDS encoding MarR family winged helix-turn-helix transcriptional regulator; the encoded protein is MEAPRMTTALELVRWIGWAQRKAGEDWIRARELSHEQAFVLGYLVRNPGAIQRDIAEVSRTSAASVSSLLQGLERRDLVERRTEPGNERSKRVHATAAGAELIAGFESAMAAADETILAPLDETERATLQTLLNKITAQLPQPSR
- a CDS encoding SAM-dependent methyltransferase; its protein translation is MVESSGASPPAIDSTVPHTARIWNYWLGGKDNFAADRAVGDQVQRFLPDIVTSARADRAFLQRAVRVLVGAGIRQFLDIGTGLPTANNTHEVAQALAPDSRIVYADNDPMVLAYARALLTSTDEGATDYLDADARDTTAILDGAARTLDLTQPVAVMLLGVLNFVGDDDEARAVVRNVMAAVPSGSYLALAHPTTEIRPEESAVAARQWNETAKPPITLRSKAGLLEYFEGLDLLEPGVVTCTKWRPEPGDPTAGTDVYQFCGLARKP